One window of Trifolium pratense cultivar HEN17-A07 linkage group LG5, ARS_RC_1.1, whole genome shotgun sequence genomic DNA carries:
- the LOC123886785 gene encoding uncharacterized protein LOC123886785 — MAAINIPNQNSPYFLHSSDQPGQILVTQLLDGDDYPTWNRVMTMALEAKNKLGFIDGSIAKPEPNNHNFSNWIRCNNMVQSWLVHSTIANSILWIKSARDIWLDLLTRFNQKNAPSIFEIRRAISNLSQGTNYVATYYTQLKAYRDELDSYRTVPACVCGVIPNFNDIYATEHLMDFFTGLE; from the coding sequence ATGGCTGCCATAAACATACCTAACCAAAATTCTCCATATTTTCTTCATTCATCTGATCAACCAGGTCAAATACTAGTCACACAACTACTTGATGGAGACGATTATCCTACTTGGAATCGTGTCATGACTATGGCTTTGGAAGCAAAAAATAAACTTGGTTTTATTGATGGCTCCATCGCAAAACCAGAACCAAACAATCATAATTTTTCTAATTGGATTCGCTGCAATAACATGGTTCAATCTTGGCTTGTTCATTCAACCATTGCAAACTCCATTCTTTGGATCAAAAGTGCACGTGATATATGGCTCGATCTCCTCACTCGTTTTAATCAAAAAAATGCTCCTAGTATTTTTGAAATACGACGCGCTATTTCAAACCTCTCTCAAGGAACCAATTATGTTGCTACTTATTACACACAATTGAAGGCCTACCGCGATGAACTTGATTCATATCGCACGGTTCCTGCTTGTGTTTGTGGTGTCATTCCTAATTTCAATGATATTTATGCTACTGAGCATCTCATGGATTTTTTTACAGGGCTTGAATGA
- the LOC123886786 gene encoding uncharacterized protein LOC123886786: protein MNNNSNSLPANLPILDGKNWDQWCVKMNVIFTYQEVEEIISTGFEPLAANATEAQQTAFREVKKKDSKALFLIHQCVDSSNFEKISGARTAKAAWDILSNAHGGGDKVKKVKLQHLRWQYELLGMMDKESIGEYFTRLQTLVNSMKNYGETVSDQQVIEKVLRTLNPQFDHIVVAIEESKDLSTMTVNELHSSLEAHEQRLQERKERKDNKANQDQALYAKNGGSWNKNGKGKNKWNKNKGKSDGSHDQNHHNGEEDQSESSKNKTKNGGKKGDKSKIQCYSCDKWGHYASECRSKGKKKQENEANHARHNDSDSDGVLMMVTSNSENDTSKLWYLDTGCSNHMTGHRDWLLEFDENFKSKVKFADDSTISVEGKGKVMVQRKNGNHTFVTDVLYVPSMKHNLLSLGQLLEKGFNYSTKDHSIEVFDPKNKLILKAPLSKNRTFRVNLQVSAFQCFSSLITEDEKWLWHYRYGHLNFKSLNHLCNKKMVVGLPLIHTPEKLCEGCFVSKQPKNSFKSSV, encoded by the coding sequence ATGAACAATAACAGTAATTCTTTGCCTGCAAATCTTCCGATTCTagatggaaagaattgggatcAATGGTGTGTGAAGATGAATGTCATCTTTACCTATCAAGAAGTTGAAGAAATCATCAGTACTGGGTTTGAGCCTCTTGCAGCAAATGCGACTGAAGCTCAACAAACGGCTTTCAGAGAAGTGAAGAAAAAAGATAGTAAGGCTCTGTTCTTGATTCATCAATGTGTAGATTCATCGAATTTTGAGAAGATTTCTGGTGCTAGAACAGCTAAGGCAGCTTGGGATATACTCAGTAATGCTCATGGTGGTGGAGATAAAGTCAAGAAAGTGAAGCTTCAACACCTTCGATGGCAATATGAATTGCTAGGCATGATGGATAAGGAATCCATTGGTGAGTATTTTACTAGATTGCAGACTTTGGTTAATTCAATGAAAAACTATGGTGAAACTGTATCTGATCAGCAAGTAATTGAGAAGGTTCTCAGAACATTAAACCCTCAATTCGATCACATAGTGGTAGCAATTGAAGAATCCAAAGATCTTTCCACAATGACTGTGAATGAACTGCACAGTTCACTTGAGGCACATGAACAGAGGCTTCAAGAAAGgaaagaaaggaaagataacAAGGCAAATCAAGATCAGGCTTTGTATGCAAAGAATGGAGGTTCTTGGAACAAGAATGGTAAGGGAAAGAATAAATGGAATAAGAATAAGGGAAAGAGTGATGGCAGTCATGATCAGAATCATCATAATGGTGAGGAGGATCAATCTGAATCTTCAAAGAATAAAACCAAGAATGGTGGAAAGAAAGGTGATAAGAGCAAGATTCAATGTTATAGTTGTGATAAGTGGGGTCATTATGCTTCTGAGTGCAGAAGcaagggaaagaagaagcaagagaATGAGGCAAATCATGCAAGACACAATGATTCAGATTCAGATGGTGTTTTGATGATGGTGACTTCAAACTCAGAAAATGATACCTCAAAGCTATGGTACCTTGACACTGGATGCTCAAATCACATGACAGGTCATAGAGATTGGTTATTggaatttgatgaaaatttcaaaagcaAAGTGAAGTTTGCAGATGACAGCACTATATCAGTAGAAGGCAAAGGCAAAGTGATGGTTCAGAGGAAGAATGGTAATCACACTTTTGTCACTGATGTGCTGTATGTACCATCTATGAAGCACAACCTGTTGAGCCTTGGACAGTTACTTGAGAAAGGGTTCAATTATTCCACAAAAGATCACAGCATTGAAGTATTTGACCCTAAGAACAAGTTGATTCTGAAAGCTCCATTGTCAAAGAATAGAACATTCAGAGTAAATCTTCAAGTTTCTGCATTTCAGTGTTTTTCAAGTTTGATCACTGAAGATGAGAAATGGCTGTGGCACTACAGGTATGGACATTTGAACTTTAAAAGTTTGAATCACTTGTGTAATAAGAAGATGGTTGTAGGGTTACCACTGATTCACACACCAGAGAAGTTGTGTGAAGGTTGCTTTGTAAGCAAGCAACCCAAGAATTCATTTAAGAGTTCAGTGTAG